CCCTGTTAACTGAGATAAAACCAGCTTCTATAAAAAGTTATATAGTTGAGGACATAAAACAGGCATATAGAAGAAAGCTTATCGAGGTAGCCACGCTATATCCTTCTGAGCAAGAGTGCAGAACGACTCTTTGGGGATATGCAATAGAGGCACCCGATTATAGTGGAATAGATATTGAATGTTTTACTGCTTATGTAGCAGGAGTGGCAAAGTTTCCGAATTTAGTTTTCTTTGAAAAAGGAAAGTTTCTTATTTGTGATATAGCTCCAGGAAAATTTGTTATTAATAAAGATGTTAAAGAAAACGATGTTATGGGGTCAGGAATTGCTCTTGGCGGTTGCGGGGTAGCTATTGTTAAAGGTGAGAGTGAAGATAAGATTGTAATGTCATTTACTCATCTTAGTATGGGAGGTTTTCATCTAAAGCATTTTTTAGATGAAGTTGATAATCTGAAGCTAAAAAACCCTCAAGTGATTTTTCTTATATATGAAAATAATAGATCAGGAATTACCAGAAATGAACTAAAAGAGTTGATATATAATTGCTCTGAAGATAATCATCCAACTCTTTTTAGGGCACAAGAAGATAAAAGAGTGAAGATAATTGAAAGAAAAAGTAAGGCGAGAGTATTTTCTACCCCAGAAGGCATTATTATTGCTAAGGAATCTAATGTTTATCCCTTTTTATGGAGTGATATAGACTCTGTGCCAGCAGGTCATTTCAAATCCATAGATGATCTATTAAAGGCTATTCTAATCAGTACTAATTTATAGCTGAAAATTTTTCCCTTGACACAATTCAGCGGTTGTATTATAGTTTACATAGTTACTTTTTATTTTGTCCTGAGTTTGTGATTTTTTTCACAAAGTCCCGTTGAAAGGTAGTTTCGTTGGATAAGTATTTCATTAATCGGCCCAACCTTGATAGACTTGCCAGGTCTTTGTCGAAAACCTATAGGGTGTATGTACCTGTAAAAGAAGGAGAGAACAGGTACTATAAGAAGGTCAGAGATAAAGGGCTTGAGGGCGCGTGTATAGGAGAGATACGGCCTGTACAGAGTATAAAGAGTTTCTTTTTTCCTGCTAGGACAAAGGTATCAGAATACTTTTCTGAAAAGACCTCAGATAAAAAATCAAGACCAGTTGCCATAATGGGCGCAAAGGCGTGTGACCTTGCTTCCTTAAAGGTAATGGACTATGTCTACATGCAGGATTCTTTTAAGGATCCTTTTTATGTTGCAAGGAGACAGGAAGGCCTGATTATCTCCAGCGACTGCACATCATTCGGTGAGACCTGTTTTTGCGTTTCATTAGGGCTATTGCCATATCCCACCGAGGACTTTGATATAAATCTTTCAGAGGTTGGTAGTGGATATGTAGTAGAAATAGGCTCTGATAAGGGCCAGAAACTGATAAAGGATTATTCCAAGCTTTTTCAGTCCGCGGATCTATATATTGATAAAAAAGAAGCGGCAAGAAAAAAGCTAAAGCTAGAGCTGGAAGCACATGTAAAGGCCAAGGCCATACCTTCAAAGGAGTTAATCCAAGAGCTTTTCAAGAAGAAGTTTGATTCAGACTTATGGGAAGAAACTGCAAAGACATGCGTTGAGTGCGGTGCGTGCAATGTGATTTGCCCTGCGTGCCACTGCTTTGTATTAAAGGATCAGAAGGTGGGCGAGGGCTTTGAGAGGCTGAGGATGTGGGATTCATGTCTTTTAATGTCTTTTTCCAGGGTAGCGGGCGGCGCGAACCCGAGAAAACTTCTGGCATCTCGTTTGCGGAATCGCTTTGATAAGAAGTTTAATTTCTTTCCAGATGTAATCGGCAAATTCGGCTGTACAGGCTGCGGCAGATGCACTGAGGCCTGCGCTGGGAAGATTGACATTCGAGAGGTTTTGAGCAAGTTATCATGATAGATAATCCATATGTACCTATAAAAGCTGAAGTTTTAGATGTTATCCAGGATTCTCCTACTATAAAGACAGTTAGGATGAAGCCTGAGAAGCCAATGCACTTTAAGGCAGGCCAGTTCGTGGAGATGACCATACCTGGATTAGGCGAGGCGCCTTTTACACCTTCATCTTCGCCATACGAGAAGAGCAAGATGGAGATCAGCATAATGAAGGTGGGAAAGGTTACAGATAAGGTACATGAGCTTAAAAAAGGTGATCTAGTAGGTCTTCGCGGACCTTACGGAAACGAATACCCGCTCAATGAATATGAAGGGAAAGATGTATTACTCGTGGGCGGTGGAGTAGGACTGGCACCTCTGCGCGCGCTATTCCTAGCGCTCGTGCATGACCTTAAGAAATACAAAAGCATAACATTCTGCTGCGGCTCAAAGACACCAGATGACATTATATATAAGGAGTGTGTACTTGATAAATGGCAGAAGATAGATAAGAATGTCAATTTCAGGGTAACTGTTGATAAGGGTGATGATAAGTGGAAGGGTGATGTTGGCCTTGTGACAACCACGCTTAATGATCTAAAGATCGATCTTAAGAATAGCGTGGCAATAGTGTGCGGCCCGCCCATAATGATGAAGTTTTCAACGTTTAAATTAATCGAGATCGGATATAAAGAGGATCAGATATATCTATCAATGGAAAAGAACATGAGCTGTGGCTTTGGCAAGTGCGGACACTGCAGGCTTGGGAATTTTTACGTGTGTAAGGACGGACCTGTGTTTAGGTACGACAAAATAAGCAAAATTCACGAGATCTGGGACTAGCACAGAAAAAACCGAGGCTGGACCTCGGCTTTTTTTGCCGAGGTCCAGCCTCGGTTTTTTCTGAGAGATGAAATGAAGCGATTATTTATTGATCTTGAGAAATTATATAACTGTGAGAAGCCAAAGGCAGAGTGCAGCTATTATTACCATCCTGAAAATGATGGGGTAACGCGGTTGCGCGAGCTAGGACAGTTTTTGCATGTCTGCCGCAAGTGCGAAGAGGCGCCATGCATCAACGCATGTCCAAAAGAAGCGCTCGAGAAGCAGGAAGACGGCACAGTGAAGCGCTACACAATGCGCTGCATCTCATGTAAGTCATGCAGCCTTGCCTGCCCTTTTGGCACAATACCGCTTGAGACTATACCTTATATAATGTCGCAGTGCGATGCGTGCATAGATAGACTTGATAAGGAAGAGCCTGTTTGCGCAAAGACATGTTCTATTAAAGACGCTGTGAAATTTATAGAGGTAAAGGAATCAGAAAAAGACGACATATATCTAATAGGTAAAAACATAGCAGTCCATGCCAAGGCATGGAAGAAACTTCATCCATAATGAGACTTTTATTTAATTTTTTAATATTCCCTGGATTTTTGTTTACAGCTGTAGTAGGCCTGGTGGCAAGCTGGATCGATCGCAAGGTAACTGCGCGCGTGCAGTGGAGAGTAGGGCCGCCATGGTACCAGCCGTTCATGGACCTTGTAAAATTAAGCATAAAAGAGATAACTGTTCCGAGAGATGCCTCAAAGCCAGTGTTTTTCATGGCGCCGCTTGTAGGTCTTAGCGCCGCGATATTGGCCTCTACATTTATATGGCTGCCCAATATAAATTTAAGCGCGGCTGGTTTTAGAGGGGACATCATAGTGATACTCTATCTCTTGACATTACCGGCAATAGCGCTTATATTAGGCGCATCTTCCAGCGGAAATCCCCTGGCAGCTGTGGGCGCGTCAAGAGAAGTCAAGCTCGTCCTGGCATATGAGTTACCTTTTATCTTAACCCTACTTGTTCCTATAATAAAGAGCAGCGGACTTATTAAATTATCAGAATTAATCGCATACCAGGGCATAAATGGCGCATTTGTCTCAAATGCCTCAGGCATACTCGCGCTTCTCGTAGCAATATTCTGCATGCAGGCAAAGCTGGGCCTTGTGCCATTTGATATGGGCGAGGCAGAGACAGAGATAATGGGAGGCGTGTACATAGAATATTCAGGCATGCTGCTCGCGATCTTTAAACTTACAAAGACAATGATGATGGTGGCGCTACCTGTATTTTTATCAACCATATTCTGGGGCGGATTCAGCATCTGGAAATACGTGGTGCTGCTGGTAATAATAGTCTTGATGAGGAATACAAATCCAAGGGTGCGGATCGATCAGGCAGTGAGATTTTTTTGGGGCAAGATGACAATGCTTGCCGCAGTCGCAGTTTTATTAGCGGTACTGGGGATGTAAGATGAGTTTAAAATTAAAGGCATTAACAAAATCTATCTGGGTATATCATCTTTGCGTAGGTGGAAGCTGTAACAATTGTGATATCGAGATCCTGGATCTATTGACGCCTCGATACGACGTAGAAAGGTTTGGGATAATGCTTGTCGGAAGCATAAAGCACGCGGATGCTATTCTGGTTACAGGTTCTTTAAGTTTAAAGGCAGTTGAACGCGTGAAAAGAGTTTATGAACAGGCAACAAAGCCATGCGTAGTAATAGCTATAGGAGCTTGTGCTTGCGGCCAGGGAATTTTTGCAAAAGGGCCAGTTACGCCTAATCCTGTGGATTCGCTTCTCCCAATTAATATTTATATACCTGGCTGCCCGCCAAAACCAGAGGCAATGATAATGGGCATTGTGAAATTAATCAAGAAACTTACGGATAAGAAATGAAAAAACAACAAATTATCGAAAATATAAAGGTGCGCTCAGGAAAAGACATGTTGGATTTCAATGACAGGTCTGAGAGGCGTGTCTATATAACTATAAAAAAAGAGATCTTGCCCAAGATAGCGAGATACCTGTTCAATGACGTAAAGGCCAGGTTCTCAACAGCAAGCGGCGTGGATACAAGATCAGCAATTGAGATGCTCTATCACTTTTCAGTTGATGAGATAGGGCTTATTGTTACGCTAAGGGTTATTCTGGATAAGTCCAATCTCGAAATAGACAGCCTTACCTCTATAATGAAATGCGCAGAGTGGATCGAAAGAGAAATACATGAACTTTTAGGCGTAAATTTTAAGGGTCATCCGAATCTAAAGCATTTGCTTTTGAAAGACGATTGGCCAGAAGGAAATTATCCGTTAAGAAGGGATCAATAGATGGCAGAGAGAAAGATCATCCCGATTGGACCATATCATCCGCTGCAGGAAGAGCCGGAGTTTTTCAGGCTGCATGTTGATGGTGAGACTGTAGTGGATATAGACATAGAGATCGGCTATAATCTTCGACTCATTGAAAAAATATCTGAATCTAAGACCTATGACCAGGTGACATTTCTGATTGAGAGGA
The Candidatus Gorgyraea atricola genome window above contains:
- a CDS encoding 4Fe-4S binding protein, whose protein sequence is MKRLFIDLEKLYNCEKPKAECSYYYHPENDGVTRLRELGQFLHVCRKCEEAPCINACPKEALEKQEDGTVKRYTMRCISCKSCSLACPFGTIPLETIPYIMSQCDACIDRLDKEEPVCAKTCSIKDAVKFIEVKESEKDDIYLIGKNIAVHAKAWKKLHP
- a CDS encoding 4Fe-4S dicluster domain-containing protein produces the protein MSKTYRVYVPVKEGENRYYKKVRDKGLEGACIGEIRPVQSIKSFFFPARTKVSEYFSEKTSDKKSRPVAIMGAKACDLASLKVMDYVYMQDSFKDPFYVARRQEGLIISSDCTSFGETCFCVSLGLLPYPTEDFDINLSEVGSGYVVEIGSDKGQKLIKDYSKLFQSADLYIDKKEAARKKLKLELEAHVKAKAIPSKELIQELFKKKFDSDLWEETAKTCVECGACNVICPACHCFVLKDQKVGEGFERLRMWDSCLLMSFSRVAGGANPRKLLASRLRNRFDKKFNFFPDVIGKFGCTGCGRCTEACAGKIDIREVLSKLS
- the nuoB gene encoding NADH-quinone oxidoreductase subunit NuoB: MSLKLKALTKSIWVYHLCVGGSCNNCDIEILDLLTPRYDVERFGIMLVGSIKHADAILVTGSLSLKAVERVKRVYEQATKPCVVIAIGACACGQGIFAKGPVTPNPVDSLLPINIYIPGCPPKPEAMIMGIVKLIKKLTDKK
- a CDS encoding FAD/NAD(P)-binding protein, which gives rise to MIDNPYVPIKAEVLDVIQDSPTIKTVRMKPEKPMHFKAGQFVEMTIPGLGEAPFTPSSSPYEKSKMEISIMKVGKVTDKVHELKKGDLVGLRGPYGNEYPLNEYEGKDVLLVGGGVGLAPLRALFLALVHDLKKYKSITFCCGSKTPDDIIYKECVLDKWQKIDKNVNFRVTVDKGDDKWKGDVGLVTTTLNDLKIDLKNSVAIVCGPPIMMKFSTFKLIEIGYKEDQIYLSMEKNMSCGFGKCGHCRLGNFYVCKDGPVFRYDKISKIHEIWD
- a CDS encoding NADH-quinone oxidoreductase subunit C; protein product: MKKQQIIENIKVRSGKDMLDFNDRSERRVYITIKKEILPKIARYLFNDVKARFSTASGVDTRSAIEMLYHFSVDEIGLIVTLRVILDKSNLEIDSLTSIMKCAEWIEREIHELLGVNFKGHPNLKHLLLKDDWPEGNYPLRRDQ
- a CDS encoding NADH-quinone oxidoreductase subunit H, with translation MRLLFNFLIFPGFLFTAVVGLVASWIDRKVTARVQWRVGPPWYQPFMDLVKLSIKEITVPRDASKPVFFMAPLVGLSAAILASTFIWLPNINLSAAGFRGDIIVILYLLTLPAIALILGASSSGNPLAAVGASREVKLVLAYELPFILTLLVPIIKSSGLIKLSELIAYQGINGAFVSNASGILALLVAIFCMQAKLGLVPFDMGEAETEIMGGVYIEYSGMLLAIFKLTKTMMMVALPVFLSTIFWGGFSIWKYVVLLVIIVLMRNTNPRVRIDQAVRFFWGKMTMLAAVAVLLAVLGM